GAGGAGACGGGCGTCCTGGGCGAGCGCCGCCGCGATCAGAATCGCCTGCTGCTCTCCTCCGGAAAGCGTATCGAAGGGCCGGTCCGCGTAATCGAGAGCGCCTACCTCGCCGAGCGCCCTCTCCACCCGCCGCCGGTCCTCTTCGCGATGGGGCCGCCACACCGACAGGTAAGGGTACCGCGCCTGCGCCGCCATCTCCCTCCCGGTGTAAGGGATCTCCGCGTCACGCACCTGGGGGACATAGGCGACCCGGCGGGCCGCTTCGCGCGGATCGAGTCGGGTTCGGTCCTCGCCGCGGAGGAAAACCGTCCCCGGAGGCGGCGGCAAGACACCCGCGACGTGCCTCAGGAGGGTAGACTTGCCCGCGCCGTTGGGACCGATCAGGGCGACGGACTCCCCCTCGCCGACACGGAGTGAAACGCCGCGCAGTATCTCGCGCTCGCCCCGCCTGCACCGCAGCGACTCGACTCGGAGCACGATCAACCCGCCTCCCGAAGCGCCGCGCCGAGTTCCTCGACGATCCGCGCCATCCTCGGCCCGGGAACCAAAAGATGGTCGCCGACCAGGACGTACACGCGCCCCTCCTCCGCCGCCTTCAGACCCGGGAGCGTCGCCCAAGCCGCGCGGGCGAGACTTCGCTCCGTCTCCTGATCCGTCCCGTCCGGGCGCAGCTCGATGATCACTTCCGGGTTCTTATGGAGGATCTCCTCGACGCTCACCTCGGGATAGCGGGCCAACGCATTCTCGAACACGTTTCTCCCCCCGGCCCGGAAGAGCAATTCGTTCAGGAAAGTGCCCGGTCCTACGGCGAAAACGTCCTCGATCCGGCGCCCGGCGCGGCTGACGACGATCATCGTCCGCCGACGGATCGACGGGGGAGCGCTCCGTACCGCCTCCATCCTCCCGCGGATGGAATCGACGAGCGCCGCCGCCCGATCCGCCCGGCCCGTCGCCCCTCCGATCCGCTCGATGGAATCGAGGACGTCCTCCACCGTGTCGTTCCTCACCGTCAGCGAGCGGATTCCGCGCGAAGAGAGCTTCTCCCCGAGGCCGCCGTGCGCCGGCAGCATCAGAACCAGGTTCGGCTCGAGCGCGAACATGCGTTCCAGATTCGGATTGAGGAGCGCCCCCACCTTCGGCTTCTCCGCCGCCTCGGGCGGATAACGGCAGAAATCGGTCACGCCGACGACGCGCCCCCCCAATCCGAGACGGAAAACGATCTCCGTCAGGTTGGGGGAGAGGGAGAGTATGCGCAGAGAGTCCGGGGAGAGGTCGGAGGATTCTCGGCCACCCGGCGTCGTTTCCCTGAAACGGAAAAAGAGAAGGATCGGAACGAGAAGGATGACGAGAAAGAGCCACCTGCGCAAGGGAAGTCTCCTTGGGGGATTCCGGGCGCCCGGGTTTCGAGCGCGCCGTCGGGGAGGCGGACCGCGCCATCCCTTTATCGGCCGATTGTAACGCCCGTCGCCCGGAATGGCGAATCCTATCACAGGAAGCCGCGCCCGCGCCCGTCCTTCGAAGAAAAGGATACGCATAACCGTGCGCGCATTCGTTCGCCCCGGGCCGGACACCAATGCACGGACAATTCATTGAAAACCGGTTTGTTAGAATACAAATATACGTATGATAATTTGTTCGCGCCCACCACCCCCGCGCGCCGATCAAAGAATTCGAATTGCATGTGGCGTGGCCTCGGATCCCATGCCCGCGACGGCCCTGCGCCTATTTGAAGACTCTTCTTTCCGTGCCGATCATGGGCCGCTTCGGGAGAACAGGAGTATAATGTTTATGTGGATGCACACGCCACCACCCGGAAGGAGTCCCGCCATGCGGAAATTGCACGCCCTCCTTATCGCCCTCCTCTTCTTATCCGTCATCGCCTGCGGAGGAAAGGACAATCCCGTAGACCGTACCGATCCCTTCGAGCTCCGTAAAATCCCGGCCGAGTTGGCCGCGGACGTGGAGACGGTGGTGGAGGCGAACAACCGTTTCGCCCTCGATCTGTACGGCGCCCTGAAAAACCGGGAAGGGAATCTATTTTTCTCCCCCTTCAGCATCTCCACCGCACTCGCCATGACCTGCGCCGGCGCGCGCAATGAAACGGCGGACGAGATGGAGTCGGCGCTCCACTTCGACGTGGTGCAAGACAATCTGCACGCCTCCTACGGCGCGCTCGTGGAGAGCATCGATCGCGGTTCCACTACCGGCGGCTACCGCCTCTCGACGGCGAATCGTCTTTGGGGGCAGGCCGGGTACCACTTCCTCGACGAGTTCCTCGCGACCTGCGCGAACGACTACCATGCGCCGATGGACACCCTCGACTTCGTGGCCGATCCCGAGAGCGCTCGCGTCACCATCAATGACTGGGTGGAGGAGAAGACGGAGGGGAAGATCGAGGATCTTCTACAGCCCGGAACGATCCACGATCTGATCCGGCTGGTGTTGACCAACGCGATCTACTTCAAGGGAGACTGGCTCTACCAATTCGACGAGACGGAGACGGTAAGCCGACCCTTCCACCTTTCCGGCGGCGGCGAGACGTTCGCCCCGTTCATGTCGCAACGGGAAGGTTTCGGTTATCTGCAAGGAGATGGTTTCGCGGCGTTGGAAATGCTCTATGTGGGGGAAGATCTCTCCATGCTCGTCTTTTTGCCCGACGAGAGAGACGGCCTCGGCGAGATCGAAGCGCAACTCACCCACGAGAACCTGGAGAGCTGGATCGCATCGCTCGACACTCGAACGGTCGACGTGTTCCTGCCGAGTTTCACCTTTACGACGACCTTCGCCCTCGTGCCGGAACTCGCCGAGCTGGGGATCGAGGACGCCTTCATCCCGGGCGCCGCCGATTTTTCCGGAATCGACGGTACGAGGGAACTCTTCATCGGCGACGTCATCCACAAGGCTTTCGTGCAAGTGAACGAAGAGGGGACCGAGGCGGCCGCCGCGACCGCCGTCACCGTCGACGCCTCCTCCATCCCGGACTACCCGGTTTTCCGGGCGGATCATCCCTTCCTTTTCCTGATTCTGGACCGCGTAACCGGAAGCATCCTTTTCCTCGGTCGGGTGGATGACCCGACCGCCTGAACCTCCTCCGGGGCCGGCTCCGGGCGCTCGATCGCCCGGACCGGCCGGCCCTTGAATCACTCAACTAAATACCGCACAGCACGTTGAACGGCCCGCCCAACACATGCGCATCGAGGAATCTATTTGCACCCCCTCCGGCTGTTCTTTTTTGCTGTCCTCCACGCCCCCCGATGCCGATCTCCCGTCCGTGGGCGGAAGCCCCCTTTCCCTTGTCGCCCACCCCGTGCGTGGTACACTTGGATTTGTGACGGGAGGATCCCATGGGACGAAATGACGAGACGCCTCCCGAGCAGAAGGAGCGGGAGTGTTCCGGCTCGGAGCCGGTTCAGGGCTGTCCGGGCGGACCACTGATCACGATCTCGCGCGACTTCAGCTGCGGCGGAGGAACGGTGGCGAAGAAACTCGCCGCCCGGCTCGGTTGGAACTTCTACGACCGATCCCTGCTCGATCGCATCGTGGCGCAGAGGCGGGGAGAGGGAGGCGGGTTCGACGACCTCGGCGAGGACGCCCCGGAGCATCTGGGCGACATGGCCCGCTCGATCTTTGAATCCGGCTATAAAGGGGACAAGACGTACATGCGCGCGCTGGTGCGCGCCCTACTCGACGTCTCCCGCGAGGGGAACGCGGTCCTCGCCGGTCGAGGCACCAACTTCCTGATCCCCGAACGCCGGCGTCTCGCGATTCGTCTCGCCGCTCCGACGGATTGGCGCATCGCCCGCTACGCCCGGGTCCTCGAGACCGACTTGGACAAGGCGACCGACGCCGTCCGCCAAGAGGACGAACGCCGCCGACGTTTCTGCCGGGAGAACATCGATAGGGAGATCAGCGATCCCCTCGCCTACGATCTGGTCATCAACATGCGATCGATCGACACCAACACGGTGCAGCTCCTCATCCTGAACGCGCTCCGCTCCCGTTTCGACCTGAAGGAGACGGCCCTTCCCCTCTCCGACAGCGGCATCCGCCCCCTCTGATCGTCCCAATCGCCCCACAAAAATCACATTACTCAAATCGCATTTGTGTTCCGGGCCGCACTCCGCCCATCACCGCTACCGGGATGGGTAGTGGAGGATGGCCAAAGGAACACCGAGAAAAACGGTCCCGAGAACCGTAAAAACGACCCTGTAGAGGCCCTTCAGACGTATTCGAATTTGGTTATGTGTTGTCTGACTAGAGGAATTAACGCACGTAGCCGAGGGCGCGGAGGTTTTCGATCTGCTCCGGAGAGAGCTCGACGTCGGCCGTATCGGCCGGCTCCCCCGCCATGACGCCGAAGGGGCCCCCTTCCGCGGCAAAGCGTTCGTAATCACCGAGAAATCGGGCAATCGTGTCCGGAAGGTCCGCGCCCCGATCGGCGTTTTCCCGTGGATCCGCTTCGAGACTGTACAGCTCCTCGGCGCCATCTAATATGGAAAGGATCGTCTTCCACTCCCCACGCTGGATCGACCGGAGAAAGAGGGGAAACGAACCGGTCACCTTCTGCCCCTCATCCTCTTCCCAGGAACGGTTCCGCGTTTCGGCCAAGACGACGCGCGTTTCTCCGTTTGTCTCCGCTTGGAGCGGGAGGGGCTCCCCCTCGATTCCGGCGGGAGTCCCGACGCCGGCCGCCCGGAGCACCGTCGGCAACACGTCGACGGTACGAACCGCGGATGAAACCAGCGCCCCGCGCGCGAAGCCGGGACCGCTCACCAAGAGCGGGATTCGAATCAGCTCGTCGTATAGAGTCTTGGTGTGGCTCAGCCGGCCGTGCTCCTTGAACTCCTCGCCATGGTCGCTCAGGAGAACCACCAGGGGTTCATCATCGAAACGTTCCCGGTAGGCGGCGAGCAGATCGCCGAGGGCGAGGTCGGCGGCGAATATCTCTCCTTCGTAGAGGTGGATCAGTTGCCGCCTCAGCGGCTCGGGCATCGGGATCTCCGGTTGGAAATACTCCTGGGGCGGCCGCCCGCGGATCGCCAACATGTCGCTCGGCCCTTCATCGAAAGCGCGGCGAAAACGGTCCGGCGGCTGGTAGGGGAGGTGAGGATCGAAGTAGTGCACCCACAGGAAAAAGGGCTCCTTCGCCTCCTCCCGCAGCCAGACGAGCGCCTCCCGGTTGATGTCCTCCGCCTGGGGTTGATTCTGGCGGGCCTGCCGGGCGAGGGCGAACGCCTTGTCTTCGTCCTCCAGATCCACATCCAGCTCGACGAAACGCTCGAAGCCCTTGTCGAACCCGTAGAGGGAAGAGACG
This region of Candidatus Eisenbacteria bacterium genomic DNA includes:
- a CDS encoding ABC transporter ATP-binding protein, which translates into the protein MIVLRVESLRCRRGEREILRGVSLRVGEGESVALIGPNGAGKSTLLRHVAGVLPPPPGTVFLRGEDRTRLDPREAARRVAYVPQVRDAEIPYTGREMAAQARYPYLSVWRPHREEDRRRVERALGEVGALDYADRPFDTLSGGEQQAILIAAALAQDARLLLVDEPTTFLDPTSREAIFRVLDRARRERGLALLIVTHEVNRALLSADRIVALRDGRVVREGIPEAIARVEALEEIYGARFLLAPHPVTGGMIVLPGEYEE
- a CDS encoding cytidylate kinase-like family protein translates to MGRNDETPPEQKERECSGSEPVQGCPGGPLITISRDFSCGGGTVAKKLAARLGWNFYDRSLLDRIVAQRRGEGGGFDDLGEDAPEHLGDMARSIFESGYKGDKTYMRALVRALLDVSREGNAVLAGRGTNFLIPERRRLAIRLAAPTDWRIARYARVLETDLDKATDAVRQEDERRRRFCRENIDREISDPLAYDLVINMRSIDTNTVQLLILNALRSRFDLKETALPLSDSGIRPL
- a CDS encoding ABC transporter substrate-binding protein; amino-acid sequence: MRRWLFLVILLVPILLFFRFRETTPGGRESSDLSPDSLRILSLSPNLTEIVFRLGLGGRVVGVTDFCRYPPEAAEKPKVGALLNPNLERMFALEPNLVLMLPAHGGLGEKLSSRGIRSLTVRNDTVEDVLDSIERIGGATGRADRAAALVDSIRGRMEAVRSAPPSIRRRTMIVVSRAGRRIEDVFAVGPGTFLNELLFRAGGRNVFENALARYPEVSVEEILHKNPEVIIELRPDGTDQETERSLARAAWATLPGLKAAEEGRVYVLVGDHLLVPGPRMARIVEELGAALREAG
- a CDS encoding sulfatase, whose translation is MRGSARRAVAYLFALAALSLAGCGGGDARSRPNILLVTIDTVRPDHLGAYGSPSGRTPNIDRLSAGGTLYTEAFSAAPWTLPSMATIMTSRYPSQHGAYWVDRRIDGNAPSIAEELRRAGYATAGFHGHLLVSSLYGFDKGFERFVELDVDLEDEDKAFALARQARQNQPQAEDINREALVWLREEAKEPFFLWVHYFDPHLPYQPPDRFRRAFDEGPSDMLAIRGRPPQEYFQPEIPMPEPLRRQLIHLYEGEIFAADLALGDLLAAYRERFDDEPLVVLLSDHGEEFKEHGRLSHTKTLYDELIRIPLLVSGPGFARGALVSSAVRTVDVLPTVLRAAGVGTPAGIEGEPLPLQAETNGETRVVLAETRNRSWEEDEGQKVTGSFPLFLRSIQRGEWKTILSILDGAEELYSLEADPRENADRGADLPDTIARFLGDYERFAAEGGPFGVMAGEPADTADVELSPEQIENLRALGYVR
- a CDS encoding serpin family protein, with the protein product MRKLHALLIALLFLSVIACGGKDNPVDRTDPFELRKIPAELAADVETVVEANNRFALDLYGALKNREGNLFFSPFSISTALAMTCAGARNETADEMESALHFDVVQDNLHASYGALVESIDRGSTTGGYRLSTANRLWGQAGYHFLDEFLATCANDYHAPMDTLDFVADPESARVTINDWVEEKTEGKIEDLLQPGTIHDLIRLVLTNAIYFKGDWLYQFDETETVSRPFHLSGGGETFAPFMSQREGFGYLQGDGFAALEMLYVGEDLSMLVFLPDERDGLGEIEAQLTHENLESWIASLDTRTVDVFLPSFTFTTTFALVPELAELGIEDAFIPGAADFSGIDGTRELFIGDVIHKAFVQVNEEGTEAAAATAVTVDASSIPDYPVFRADHPFLFLILDRVTGSILFLGRVDDPTA